The Elgaria multicarinata webbii isolate HBS135686 ecotype San Diego chromosome 4, rElgMul1.1.pri, whole genome shotgun sequence genome contains a region encoding:
- the TBCC gene encoding tubulin-specific chaperone C, whose amino-acid sequence MEAVAEAVAPAESDRLPALTGLAPVVPERLQQREAERREEAERRRREHDAQAVQEEQSDFFTAAFAREREAVEALLAAEEEEEEPGQGAEAVSEAARRLQELQRLLTDSVRFLAPYEVRQAQAALNRLQGALSARRLQLQPKKRFAFKKALKKEPAAAPPKPSATPPPGAGSEQGPKAAAAAASLPADPGCGFSAAEGQELELGPAELLQQDVVLSHLRRCRVRLRGNPNTLLVRDCQACTVLCGPVSTSARVDGCSGCLLALACQQLRTRRTTDTSFYVQVTSRAMLEECHGVRFAPYTWTYAGIDADFETSRLDRSRDNWSLVDDFDWLARDEASPNWSVIPGNKRVTDWN is encoded by the coding sequence ATGGAGGCTGTTGCTGAGGCGGTGGCGCCGGCGGAGAGCGACCGGCTGCCGGCTCTGACCGGCTTGGCTCCCGTGGTTCCCGAAAGGCTCCAGCAGCGGGAAGCGGAGCGGCGGGAGGAggcggagcggcggcggcgggagcacGACGCGCAGGCAGTGCAGGAGGAGCAGAGCGATTTCTTCACCGCCGCCTTCGCCCGCGAGCGGGAAGCCGTCGAGGCTCTGctggcggcggaggaggaggaggaagagccggGCCAGGGCGCTGAGGCCGTGTCTGAGGCGGCCCGGCGGCTGCAGGAGCTGCAGCGGCTGCTGACGGACTCGGTGCGCTTCTTGGCCCCTTACGAGGTGCGGCAGGCGCAGGCGGCGCTGAACCGGCTCCAGGGCGCGCTGTCCGCGCGGCGCCTTCAGCTGCAGCCCAAGAAGCGCTTCGCTTTCAAAAAGGCCCTCAAAAAGGAGCCCGCCGCGGCTCCGCCGAAGCCCTCAGCTACGCCACCGCCCGGGGCGGGCTCTGAGCAGGGCCCCAAGGCGGCGGCGGCCGCTGCTTCTCTACCGGCGGACCCCGGCTGTGGCTTCAGCGCGGCCGAGGGGCAAGAGCTGGAGCTGGGGCCGGCCGAGCTGCTGCAGCAGGACGTGGTGCTGTCCCACCTGCGCCGCTGCCGGGTGCGGCTCCGCGGCAACCCCAACACGCTCTTGGTGCGCGACTGCCAGGCTTGCACGGTGCTCTGCGGGCCCGTGTCGACCTCGGCGCGGGTGGACGGCTGCAGCGGCTGCCTCCTGGCCCTCGCGTGCCAGCAGCTCCGGACGCGCCGCACCACCGACACGAGCTTCTACGTGCAGGTGACCAGCCGAGCAATGCTAGAGGAATGCCACGGCGTCCGCTTCGCCCCGTACACGTGGACTTACGCGGGCATCGACGCCGATTTCGAGACTTCCCGGCTCGATAGAAGCAGGGACAACTGGAGCCTGGTGGACGACTTTGACTGGCTAGCCAGGGATGAGGCTTCTCCGAACTGGAGCGTGATCCCCGGAAATAAGAGGGTCACGGACTGGAACTGA